A window of the Falco rusticolus isolate bFalRus1 chromosome 1, bFalRus1.pri, whole genome shotgun sequence genome harbors these coding sequences:
- the SEZ6 gene encoding seizure protein 6 homolog isoform X2, with translation MGSPPPALLLPLLAALLRAPAHGFNGLARKAGESAEAEGEPTALPTPAEREAEARFVSTAPTLKLLNHHPLLEDLLHEAFLKKDYLGQAPFLPAGPGPLLPASALEPAPGPPAPEPPPRTPALPRAAFPTDPLTTPAGRPGLWGEAWGAVPGADPSWSPAGVLESGPASSSQAPATPSTSLGPRAGTTMVPGDEEGTTTTSTITTTTVTTLQVPCNRTLAGPEGWLVSPELAGVPYDGSLDCTYTVTVYPGYGVELKVHNISLVEGETLTVESAGGLEPTLLANESFLLRGQVIRSPANLLTLRFQSPRPPSPGSYRFHYQAYLLSCPFPARPAFGEVSVSSLHPGGDARFRCAAGYQLQGAHRLTCRNATRPFWSAREPLCLAACGGVVRNATVGRIVSPGFPGNYSNNLTCHWLLEAPASHRLHLHFEKVSLAEDDDRLIIRNGNNVEAPPVYDSYEVEYLPIEGLLSTGRHFFVELTTDSSGAAAGMALRYEAFEQGHCYEPFVKYGNFTASDPRYPVGTTVEFSCDPGYTLEQGSTVIECVDPSDPQWNETEPACRAVCSGELTDTAGVVLSPNWPEAYGKGQDCIWGLHVEEDKRIMLDVRVLRLGMGDVLTFYDGDDLTARILGQYTGTRGRFKLYASTADVTVQFQSDPGTGAFGYQQGFVIHFSEVPRNDTCPELPDIANGWKTSSQPELLHGTVVTYHCYPGFQLAGTDLLMCHWDLTWSGDLPTCERVTSCRDPGDAEHSRRVVSSPKFPVGATVQYVCDKGYILAGAGTLTCHDRAAGGPKWSDRLPKCIPETYEPCHNPGVPAGGRQSPEWRLYPAGATLRFSCTAGRALLGEGSLRCLPGHPSRWSGSPPICKAASYDDFYSNRNLDAVAKAVPSGTGLEGTNVAIAVFLPILVVALLIGGIYLYFSKLQGKPALQLPLAGSHPYDHITVESAFDNPTYETGGPHMGWNTHPETTHMMDIHPGSTHRMEHATRDCTWDGTSIQGPFVGWDIHAGATSHTG, from the exons ATGGGctcgccgccgcccgccctgctgctgccgctcCTCGCCGCGCTGCTCCGCGCACCGGCCCACG GCTTCAATGGGCTGGCAAGGAAGGCTGGGGAGAGCGCTGAGGCCGAGGGGGAGCCGACGGCACTGCCCACACCGGCGGAGCGGGAGGCGGAGGCTCGCTTCGTGAGCACAGCACCCACGCTGAAGCTCCTCAACCACCACCCGCTGCTGGAGGACCTGCTGCACGAAGCCTTCCTGAAGAAGGACTACCTGGGCCAGGCACCATTCCTGCCTGCTGGCCCTggccccctcctgcctgccagcgCCCTCGAGCCAGCCcctggccccccagcccccgagCCCCCACCACGCACCCCcgccctgcccagggctgccttCCCCACTGACCCGCTGACCACCCCGGCAGGGCGCCCGGGGCTGTGGGGGGAGGCGTGGGGGGCTGTGCCAGGTGCTGACCCTTCATGGTCCCCCGCCGGGGTGCTGGAGTCGGGTCCTGCATCTTCCAGCCAGGCACCCGCCACCCCTAGCACATCCCTGGGACCCCGCGCTGGGACCACCATGGTCCCCGGGGATGAGGAGGggaccaccaccacctccaccatcaccaccaccaccgtcACCACACTGCAGG TCCCCTGCAACCGGACGCTGGCAGGCCCTGAGGGCTGGCTGGTGTCCCCGGAGCTGGCCGGTGTCCCCTACGATGGCAGCCTGGACTGTACCTACACCGTCACCGTCTACCCTGGCTATGGTGTGGAGCTCAAG GTACACAACATCAGCCTGGTGGAGGGGGAGACACTGACGGTGGAGAGCGCGGGGGGCCTGGAGCCCACCCTCCTGGCCAATGAGTCCTTCCTGCTGCGGGGCCAGGTCATCCGCAGCCCTGCCAACCTCCTCACCCTCCGCTTCCagagcccccggccccccagccccggctcctACCGCTTCCACTACCAAG CCTACCTGCTGAGCTGCCCCTTCCCGGCACGGCCGGCTTTCGGGGAGGTCTCTGTCAGCAGCCTGCACCCCGGCGGGGATGCCCGCTTCCGCTGCGCTGCCGGCTACCAGCTGCAAGGTGCCCACCGGCTCACCTGCCGCAATGCCACCCGGCCCTTCTGGAGCGCCCGTGAGCCCCTCTGCCTCG CGGCGTGTGGCGGGGTGGTCCGGAATGCCACGGTGGGACGCATCGTCTCGCCCGGCTTCCCTGGGAACTACAGCAACAACCTGACATGCCACTGGCTGCTGGAGGCGCCTGCCAGCCACCGCCTGCACCTCCATTTCGAGAAGGTCTCACTGGCAGAGGATGATGACAG GCTCATTATCCGCAACGGCAACAACGTGGAGGCACCGCCGGTGTACGACTCCTATGAGGTGGAGTACCTGCCCATTGAGGGGCTGCTCAGCACCGGGCGCCACTTCTTTGTGGAGCTCACCACCGACAGCAGCGGGGCCGCTGCAGGCATGGCACTGCGCTATGAGG CCTTTGAGCAGGGACATTGCTACGAGCCCTTTGTCAAGTACGGGAACTTCACGGCCAGCGACCCCCGGTACCCCGTGGGCACCACAGTGGAGTTCAGCTGCGACCCTGGCTacacgctggagcagggctccACCGTCATCGAGTGCGTCGACCCCAGTGACCCACAGTGGAACGAGACGGAGCCAGCGTGTCGCG CGGTGTGCAGTGGGGAGCTGACGGACACGGCCGGTGTGGTGCTGTCACCCAACTGGCCGGAGGCATACGGCAAGGGCCAGGACTGCATCTGGGGGCTGCACGTGGAGGAGGACAAGCGCATCATGCTGGATGTCCGCGT gCTGCGGCTGGGGATGGGGGACGTGCTGACCTTCTACGATGGGGACGACCTGACAGCCCGCATCCTGGGCCAGTACACGGGCACCCGCGGCCGTTTCAAGCTCTACGCCTCCACTGCCGATGTCACCGTCCAGTTCCAGTCCGACCCTGGCACCGGTGCCTTTGGCTACCAGCAGGGCTTTGTCATCCATTTCTCCG AGGTCCCCCGTAACGACACCTGCCCTGAGCTGCCAGACATTGCCAACGGCTGGAAGACGTCCTCGCAGCCGGAGCTGCTCCATGGCACCGTGGTCACCTACCATTGCTACCCTGGCTTCCAACTGGCTGGCACCGACCTCCTGATGTGCCACTGGGACCTGACGTGGAGCGGTGACCTGCCCACCTGCGAGCGGG TGACCTCCTGCCGGGACCCCGGGGATGCTGAGCACAGCCGCAGGGTGGTCTCCAGCCCTAAATTCCCAGTGGGAGCCACTGTGCAGTATGTCTGCGACAAGGGCTACATCCTGGCGGGTGCTGGGACCCTCACCTGCCACGACCGCGCTGCGGGGGGACCCAAGTGGAGTGACCGTCTCCCCAAGTGCATCC CAGAGACCTACGAGCCCTGCCACAACCCCGGCgtgccggcgggcgggcggcagAGCCCCGAGTGGCGGCTGTACCCGGCCGGAGCCACCTTGCGCTTCTCCTGCACTGCTGGCCGGGCACTGCTGGGCGAGGGCAGCCTGCGCTGCCTGCCCGGGCACCCCTCGCGCTGGAGCGGCTCACCTCCCATCTGCAAGGCGG CTTCCTATGATGACTTTTACAGCAACCGCAACCTGGATG CTGTGGCCAAGGCCGTGCCCTCGGGGACGGGGCTGGAGGGCACCAACGTCGCCATCGCTGTCTTCCTGCCCATACTGGTGGTGGCCCTGCTCATCGGAGGCATTTACCTCTACTTCTCCAA GCTCCAGGGgaagccagccctgcagctgcccctcGCTGGCTCCCACCCCTATGACCATATCACCGTGGAGTCGGCATTCGACAACCCCACCTACGAGACAGGA GGACCACACATGGGATGGAATACCCATCCAGAGACCACTCACATGATGGACATCCATCCAGGGAGCACGCACAGGATGGAACATGCAACCAGAGATTGCACATGGGATGGGACATCCATCCAGGGACCGTTTGTGGGATGGGACATCCACGCAGGGGCCACATCACACACAGGATGA
- the SEZ6 gene encoding seizure protein 6 homolog isoform X3 translates to MGSPPPALLLPLLAALLRAPAHGFNGLARKAGESAEAEGEPTALPTPAEREAEARFVSTAPTLKLLNHHPLLEDLLHEAFLKKDYLGQAPFLPAGPGPLLPASALEPAPGPPAPEPPPRTPALPRAAFPTDPLTTPAGRPGLWGEAWGAVPGADPSWSPAGVLESGPASSSQAPATPSTSLGPRAGTTMVPGDEEGTTTTSTITTTTVTTLQGPVPCNRTLAGPEGWLVSPELAGVPYDGSLDCTYTVTVYPGYGVELKVHNISLVEGETLTVESAGGLEPTLLANESFLLRGQVIRSPANLLTLRFQSPRPPSPGSYRFHYQAYLLSCPFPARPAFGEVSVSSLHPGGDARFRCAAGYQLQGAHRLTCRNATRPFWSAREPLCLAACGGVVRNATVGRIVSPGFPGNYSNNLTCHWLLEAPASHRLHLHFEKVSLAEDDDRLIIRNGNNVEAPPVYDSYEVEYLPIEGLLSTGRHFFVELTTDSSGAAAGMALRYEAFEQGHCYEPFVKYGNFTASDPRYPVGTTVEFSCDPGYTLEQGSTVIECVDPSDPQWNETEPACRAVCSGELTDTAGVVLSPNWPEAYGKGQDCIWGLHVEEDKRIMLDVRVLRLGMGDVLTFYDGDDLTARILGQYTGTRGRFKLYASTADVTVQFQSDPGTGAFGYQQGFVIHFSEVPRNDTCPELPDIANGWKTSSQPELLHGTVVTYHCYPGFQLAGTDLLMCHWDLTWSGDLPTCERVTSCRDPGDAEHSRRVVSSPKFPVGATVQYVCDKGYILAGAGTLTCHDRAAGGPKWSDRLPKCIPETYEPCHNPGVPAGGRQSPEWRLYPAGATLRFSCTAGRALLGEGSLRCLPGHPSRWSGSPPICKAASYDDFYSNRNLDAVAKAVPSGTGLEGTNVAIAVFLPILVVALLIGGIYLYFSKLQGKPALQLPLAGSHPYDHITVESAFDNPTYETGSVFFAGHEGV, encoded by the exons ATGGGctcgccgccgcccgccctgctgctgccgctcCTCGCCGCGCTGCTCCGCGCACCGGCCCACG GCTTCAATGGGCTGGCAAGGAAGGCTGGGGAGAGCGCTGAGGCCGAGGGGGAGCCGACGGCACTGCCCACACCGGCGGAGCGGGAGGCGGAGGCTCGCTTCGTGAGCACAGCACCCACGCTGAAGCTCCTCAACCACCACCCGCTGCTGGAGGACCTGCTGCACGAAGCCTTCCTGAAGAAGGACTACCTGGGCCAGGCACCATTCCTGCCTGCTGGCCCTggccccctcctgcctgccagcgCCCTCGAGCCAGCCcctggccccccagcccccgagCCCCCACCACGCACCCCcgccctgcccagggctgccttCCCCACTGACCCGCTGACCACCCCGGCAGGGCGCCCGGGGCTGTGGGGGGAGGCGTGGGGGGCTGTGCCAGGTGCTGACCCTTCATGGTCCCCCGCCGGGGTGCTGGAGTCGGGTCCTGCATCTTCCAGCCAGGCACCCGCCACCCCTAGCACATCCCTGGGACCCCGCGCTGGGACCACCATGGTCCCCGGGGATGAGGAGGggaccaccaccacctccaccatcaccaccaccaccgtcACCACACTGCAGGGTCCAG TCCCCTGCAACCGGACGCTGGCAGGCCCTGAGGGCTGGCTGGTGTCCCCGGAGCTGGCCGGTGTCCCCTACGATGGCAGCCTGGACTGTACCTACACCGTCACCGTCTACCCTGGCTATGGTGTGGAGCTCAAG GTACACAACATCAGCCTGGTGGAGGGGGAGACACTGACGGTGGAGAGCGCGGGGGGCCTGGAGCCCACCCTCCTGGCCAATGAGTCCTTCCTGCTGCGGGGCCAGGTCATCCGCAGCCCTGCCAACCTCCTCACCCTCCGCTTCCagagcccccggccccccagccccggctcctACCGCTTCCACTACCAAG CCTACCTGCTGAGCTGCCCCTTCCCGGCACGGCCGGCTTTCGGGGAGGTCTCTGTCAGCAGCCTGCACCCCGGCGGGGATGCCCGCTTCCGCTGCGCTGCCGGCTACCAGCTGCAAGGTGCCCACCGGCTCACCTGCCGCAATGCCACCCGGCCCTTCTGGAGCGCCCGTGAGCCCCTCTGCCTCG CGGCGTGTGGCGGGGTGGTCCGGAATGCCACGGTGGGACGCATCGTCTCGCCCGGCTTCCCTGGGAACTACAGCAACAACCTGACATGCCACTGGCTGCTGGAGGCGCCTGCCAGCCACCGCCTGCACCTCCATTTCGAGAAGGTCTCACTGGCAGAGGATGATGACAG GCTCATTATCCGCAACGGCAACAACGTGGAGGCACCGCCGGTGTACGACTCCTATGAGGTGGAGTACCTGCCCATTGAGGGGCTGCTCAGCACCGGGCGCCACTTCTTTGTGGAGCTCACCACCGACAGCAGCGGGGCCGCTGCAGGCATGGCACTGCGCTATGAGG CCTTTGAGCAGGGACATTGCTACGAGCCCTTTGTCAAGTACGGGAACTTCACGGCCAGCGACCCCCGGTACCCCGTGGGCACCACAGTGGAGTTCAGCTGCGACCCTGGCTacacgctggagcagggctccACCGTCATCGAGTGCGTCGACCCCAGTGACCCACAGTGGAACGAGACGGAGCCAGCGTGTCGCG CGGTGTGCAGTGGGGAGCTGACGGACACGGCCGGTGTGGTGCTGTCACCCAACTGGCCGGAGGCATACGGCAAGGGCCAGGACTGCATCTGGGGGCTGCACGTGGAGGAGGACAAGCGCATCATGCTGGATGTCCGCGT gCTGCGGCTGGGGATGGGGGACGTGCTGACCTTCTACGATGGGGACGACCTGACAGCCCGCATCCTGGGCCAGTACACGGGCACCCGCGGCCGTTTCAAGCTCTACGCCTCCACTGCCGATGTCACCGTCCAGTTCCAGTCCGACCCTGGCACCGGTGCCTTTGGCTACCAGCAGGGCTTTGTCATCCATTTCTCCG AGGTCCCCCGTAACGACACCTGCCCTGAGCTGCCAGACATTGCCAACGGCTGGAAGACGTCCTCGCAGCCGGAGCTGCTCCATGGCACCGTGGTCACCTACCATTGCTACCCTGGCTTCCAACTGGCTGGCACCGACCTCCTGATGTGCCACTGGGACCTGACGTGGAGCGGTGACCTGCCCACCTGCGAGCGGG TGACCTCCTGCCGGGACCCCGGGGATGCTGAGCACAGCCGCAGGGTGGTCTCCAGCCCTAAATTCCCAGTGGGAGCCACTGTGCAGTATGTCTGCGACAAGGGCTACATCCTGGCGGGTGCTGGGACCCTCACCTGCCACGACCGCGCTGCGGGGGGACCCAAGTGGAGTGACCGTCTCCCCAAGTGCATCC CAGAGACCTACGAGCCCTGCCACAACCCCGGCgtgccggcgggcgggcggcagAGCCCCGAGTGGCGGCTGTACCCGGCCGGAGCCACCTTGCGCTTCTCCTGCACTGCTGGCCGGGCACTGCTGGGCGAGGGCAGCCTGCGCTGCCTGCCCGGGCACCCCTCGCGCTGGAGCGGCTCACCTCCCATCTGCAAGGCGG CTTCCTATGATGACTTTTACAGCAACCGCAACCTGGATG CTGTGGCCAAGGCCGTGCCCTCGGGGACGGGGCTGGAGGGCACCAACGTCGCCATCGCTGTCTTCCTGCCCATACTGGTGGTGGCCCTGCTCATCGGAGGCATTTACCTCTACTTCTCCAA GCTCCAGGGgaagccagccctgcagctgcccctcGCTGGCTCCCACCCCTATGACCATATCACCGTGGAGTCGGCATTCGACAACCCCACCTACGAGACAGGA tctgttttctttgcaggacACGAGGGAGTATGA
- the SEZ6 gene encoding seizure protein 6 homolog isoform X1 has translation MGSPPPALLLPLLAALLRAPAHGFNGLARKAGESAEAEGEPTALPTPAEREAEARFVSTAPTLKLLNHHPLLEDLLHEAFLKKDYLGQAPFLPAGPGPLLPASALEPAPGPPAPEPPPRTPALPRAAFPTDPLTTPAGRPGLWGEAWGAVPGADPSWSPAGVLESGPASSSQAPATPSTSLGPRAGTTMVPGDEEGTTTTSTITTTTVTTLQGPVPCNRTLAGPEGWLVSPELAGVPYDGSLDCTYTVTVYPGYGVELKVHNISLVEGETLTVESAGGLEPTLLANESFLLRGQVIRSPANLLTLRFQSPRPPSPGSYRFHYQAYLLSCPFPARPAFGEVSVSSLHPGGDARFRCAAGYQLQGAHRLTCRNATRPFWSAREPLCLAACGGVVRNATVGRIVSPGFPGNYSNNLTCHWLLEAPASHRLHLHFEKVSLAEDDDRLIIRNGNNVEAPPVYDSYEVEYLPIEGLLSTGRHFFVELTTDSSGAAAGMALRYEAFEQGHCYEPFVKYGNFTASDPRYPVGTTVEFSCDPGYTLEQGSTVIECVDPSDPQWNETEPACRAVCSGELTDTAGVVLSPNWPEAYGKGQDCIWGLHVEEDKRIMLDVRVLRLGMGDVLTFYDGDDLTARILGQYTGTRGRFKLYASTADVTVQFQSDPGTGAFGYQQGFVIHFSEVPRNDTCPELPDIANGWKTSSQPELLHGTVVTYHCYPGFQLAGTDLLMCHWDLTWSGDLPTCERVTSCRDPGDAEHSRRVVSSPKFPVGATVQYVCDKGYILAGAGTLTCHDRAAGGPKWSDRLPKCIPETYEPCHNPGVPAGGRQSPEWRLYPAGATLRFSCTAGRALLGEGSLRCLPGHPSRWSGSPPICKAASYDDFYSNRNLDAVAKAVPSGTGLEGTNVAIAVFLPILVVALLIGGIYLYFSKLQGKPALQLPLAGSHPYDHITVESAFDNPTYETGGPHMGWNTHPETTHMMDIHPGSTHRMEHATRDCTWDGTSIQGPFVGWDIHAGATSHTG, from the exons ATGGGctcgccgccgcccgccctgctgctgccgctcCTCGCCGCGCTGCTCCGCGCACCGGCCCACG GCTTCAATGGGCTGGCAAGGAAGGCTGGGGAGAGCGCTGAGGCCGAGGGGGAGCCGACGGCACTGCCCACACCGGCGGAGCGGGAGGCGGAGGCTCGCTTCGTGAGCACAGCACCCACGCTGAAGCTCCTCAACCACCACCCGCTGCTGGAGGACCTGCTGCACGAAGCCTTCCTGAAGAAGGACTACCTGGGCCAGGCACCATTCCTGCCTGCTGGCCCTggccccctcctgcctgccagcgCCCTCGAGCCAGCCcctggccccccagcccccgagCCCCCACCACGCACCCCcgccctgcccagggctgccttCCCCACTGACCCGCTGACCACCCCGGCAGGGCGCCCGGGGCTGTGGGGGGAGGCGTGGGGGGCTGTGCCAGGTGCTGACCCTTCATGGTCCCCCGCCGGGGTGCTGGAGTCGGGTCCTGCATCTTCCAGCCAGGCACCCGCCACCCCTAGCACATCCCTGGGACCCCGCGCTGGGACCACCATGGTCCCCGGGGATGAGGAGGggaccaccaccacctccaccatcaccaccaccaccgtcACCACACTGCAGGGTCCAG TCCCCTGCAACCGGACGCTGGCAGGCCCTGAGGGCTGGCTGGTGTCCCCGGAGCTGGCCGGTGTCCCCTACGATGGCAGCCTGGACTGTACCTACACCGTCACCGTCTACCCTGGCTATGGTGTGGAGCTCAAG GTACACAACATCAGCCTGGTGGAGGGGGAGACACTGACGGTGGAGAGCGCGGGGGGCCTGGAGCCCACCCTCCTGGCCAATGAGTCCTTCCTGCTGCGGGGCCAGGTCATCCGCAGCCCTGCCAACCTCCTCACCCTCCGCTTCCagagcccccggccccccagccccggctcctACCGCTTCCACTACCAAG CCTACCTGCTGAGCTGCCCCTTCCCGGCACGGCCGGCTTTCGGGGAGGTCTCTGTCAGCAGCCTGCACCCCGGCGGGGATGCCCGCTTCCGCTGCGCTGCCGGCTACCAGCTGCAAGGTGCCCACCGGCTCACCTGCCGCAATGCCACCCGGCCCTTCTGGAGCGCCCGTGAGCCCCTCTGCCTCG CGGCGTGTGGCGGGGTGGTCCGGAATGCCACGGTGGGACGCATCGTCTCGCCCGGCTTCCCTGGGAACTACAGCAACAACCTGACATGCCACTGGCTGCTGGAGGCGCCTGCCAGCCACCGCCTGCACCTCCATTTCGAGAAGGTCTCACTGGCAGAGGATGATGACAG GCTCATTATCCGCAACGGCAACAACGTGGAGGCACCGCCGGTGTACGACTCCTATGAGGTGGAGTACCTGCCCATTGAGGGGCTGCTCAGCACCGGGCGCCACTTCTTTGTGGAGCTCACCACCGACAGCAGCGGGGCCGCTGCAGGCATGGCACTGCGCTATGAGG CCTTTGAGCAGGGACATTGCTACGAGCCCTTTGTCAAGTACGGGAACTTCACGGCCAGCGACCCCCGGTACCCCGTGGGCACCACAGTGGAGTTCAGCTGCGACCCTGGCTacacgctggagcagggctccACCGTCATCGAGTGCGTCGACCCCAGTGACCCACAGTGGAACGAGACGGAGCCAGCGTGTCGCG CGGTGTGCAGTGGGGAGCTGACGGACACGGCCGGTGTGGTGCTGTCACCCAACTGGCCGGAGGCATACGGCAAGGGCCAGGACTGCATCTGGGGGCTGCACGTGGAGGAGGACAAGCGCATCATGCTGGATGTCCGCGT gCTGCGGCTGGGGATGGGGGACGTGCTGACCTTCTACGATGGGGACGACCTGACAGCCCGCATCCTGGGCCAGTACACGGGCACCCGCGGCCGTTTCAAGCTCTACGCCTCCACTGCCGATGTCACCGTCCAGTTCCAGTCCGACCCTGGCACCGGTGCCTTTGGCTACCAGCAGGGCTTTGTCATCCATTTCTCCG AGGTCCCCCGTAACGACACCTGCCCTGAGCTGCCAGACATTGCCAACGGCTGGAAGACGTCCTCGCAGCCGGAGCTGCTCCATGGCACCGTGGTCACCTACCATTGCTACCCTGGCTTCCAACTGGCTGGCACCGACCTCCTGATGTGCCACTGGGACCTGACGTGGAGCGGTGACCTGCCCACCTGCGAGCGGG TGACCTCCTGCCGGGACCCCGGGGATGCTGAGCACAGCCGCAGGGTGGTCTCCAGCCCTAAATTCCCAGTGGGAGCCACTGTGCAGTATGTCTGCGACAAGGGCTACATCCTGGCGGGTGCTGGGACCCTCACCTGCCACGACCGCGCTGCGGGGGGACCCAAGTGGAGTGACCGTCTCCCCAAGTGCATCC CAGAGACCTACGAGCCCTGCCACAACCCCGGCgtgccggcgggcgggcggcagAGCCCCGAGTGGCGGCTGTACCCGGCCGGAGCCACCTTGCGCTTCTCCTGCACTGCTGGCCGGGCACTGCTGGGCGAGGGCAGCCTGCGCTGCCTGCCCGGGCACCCCTCGCGCTGGAGCGGCTCACCTCCCATCTGCAAGGCGG CTTCCTATGATGACTTTTACAGCAACCGCAACCTGGATG CTGTGGCCAAGGCCGTGCCCTCGGGGACGGGGCTGGAGGGCACCAACGTCGCCATCGCTGTCTTCCTGCCCATACTGGTGGTGGCCCTGCTCATCGGAGGCATTTACCTCTACTTCTCCAA GCTCCAGGGgaagccagccctgcagctgcccctcGCTGGCTCCCACCCCTATGACCATATCACCGTGGAGTCGGCATTCGACAACCCCACCTACGAGACAGGA GGACCACACATGGGATGGAATACCCATCCAGAGACCACTCACATGATGGACATCCATCCAGGGAGCACGCACAGGATGGAACATGCAACCAGAGATTGCACATGGGATGGGACATCCATCCAGGGACCGTTTGTGGGATGGGACATCCACGCAGGGGCCACATCACACACAGGATGA